TTCCCAAATCTCCAAGCAACCGAGCGAACATTCCACCACCAACCAGCCCAACAGCCCTGAGGATTTCATGGCCGCAGGCCCCGTCCTCCGCCCCGGTCCCGCCGTTCAAACTCCCGCTGACTGACGCCGTGTTGACCCGCAGCAACCGACTCCGAGCCAAGACAACTCCCCACCACCACGGCCGTGATGGCCGtgatcgcggcggcgcggcgcgcagcTCCCGTCGCCCTCGTCTCCGCGTCCGTGCTCGCGGCCGACGAATCAGgttgggttttcttttttcctttgatTTTCGATGCTCCGGGAATTCGAAATGCGTCTAACTTCGGTGAGATGTCGGGATCGTCGTcgcctgccgcggcggcggcggagggggcgaACGCGCCGGAAGGACCCCCTCGACGGGCTGAGGTACTACGCCGGCGGATGGAGCATCAGCGACGAGCACTACTGGGCCGTGAGGCCTCCCTCCTCCCGGATCCACCTGGCTTGACGGGTCGTCTCGTTCTCGCGTCCGGTCCTGATCGAATGAATTCCTCAGTTGATTCCGGCGGCGCGATCCGCCTCAGTCCGTCGGCTTCACCGCGGCGCCGGtcttcgccgccgcggcggtctGGTTCGCCGTGTTCGGCATTGCCCTGTTCCTCGCTGGCGGCTGCTTCTACTgctgcccaggcggcggcgacgcgtacTACTCGCGCGCCTGCCTCGTCGTCTCGCTCGTGCTCCTCCtcgccaccacggccgccgccgtgtaATACCTCCAACCACCACCCCCCTCGTCTCCTCCAATCCACTAAAACTCACCGCGTCGATCGAGTAGTAACCACCGGTCTCTCTCGTGTCTCGCCATGGCAGTGTCAGGTGCGCCATGCTGTACGACGAGTAGGGTCGCTTCCACGGCAGCACGTAGGCCACGGTGGACTATGCGGTGCGGCAGTCGGGCAACACGGTGGCCAACCTGCGGAGCTTCGCGGGGTTCCTGGAGACCGCCAAGGCCGCCGGCGTGGGGCCCGTCACGCTGCCCGCCGACGTCAAGGGTAGGATCGACGACGTCGTGCGCAaggtgggcgcggccgccgacgtGCTCGCCGCCCGCACGTCCAGCAACGCCGCCAAGATCCGCGCCGCCCTGGAGACCGTGTACGTTACCGATCGAAGCATCCATCTGCAGCCGTTCGCttcctgaatttttttttaaaaaaatcccgAGGACATGTTCCCAATCATTTTGTCCATATTCTTTTCCTAAAAGAAGAGAATCACTTTGCTCTCTTGTTCGATTGCAGGAGGAAGGTTCTGATTGTCTTCGCAGCAGCAATGCTAATCCTTGCTTTTCTTGGCCTTGGTGAGCAATAATAAGCATTAATTCTTCCTATACTAAGCATTCACCTATTAATATTTTCAGGTCATGTTTCCAATTCTATCAGAAACAGTTCAATGCGCCATGTCTTTTTATTCATCTTTCTGTTTGCTCACAGTGGGCTTGCAATAATCTTTCAGTGCTGTCGCTTTGTGGATTGGAATCGATCATCTATGTGTAAGCATCAGCACATGGCTTCGGTGCTTCGTCACTCGCCAGAGTTCCTCTGACGAAAATGCAGCTTCAAAATCTGATGCCAAGGCTACTATTAGGCTGTCCGCAGTGGGTGCGCTACGACGTCCGCTACTCCATCTTTCAGGATGGATTTAGAGGGAAAACGGCCGCAGCGGCGTCCGCTACGGCGTCCGCTACGCAAGCGGATGGCCGCGATCCCGCTATTCCAAGCGCACTCCAGGGCGTTCGCTATCGCGTGGACCCCTGCAACCACCGCTTCCTCGCGCCCGCCCACGGAACCAGGGACGCAgctcgccggatccggccgACGGAGGCCGCTGCGCGCAGGCATCCGCCTCTGCCTCGAGTGCGTGTGCGCGCGGCCCTGCGCCTGCTCCTCTTCCGGCGCGTCCTCCCCGACGTCGTCCTCACCCCCCGGCGCCGGATAGCCTCACCCCATGAGCCGGCCCACGGGCGCGTGGCGACACCAGGCGCAGCACCGGGGGCACATGTGGGCCGCCTCCCCGGCCTTCCGCAGGCAGCTCGTCCTGctccgctccctcctcccccagccgcctcctccctcctcgccgccgccctccgtcgCAGGCCGCCGCTTCGCCCCCCTGTCCTCCCCCTCGggcacctccggctccctcCGGGCCGCCCACGCGATGGCAGCGGCGACGGTGTACGAGGCGGACACGGAGGCCGTCGTCCGCCGGATCACGCCGCCGCTCGACCGCGCCAGGCACAAGGGCCAGGCAAGTGAGCCGCGGCCGCCCGTCTCCGTCTCTAGCATGCTCCGCGGGCTGTGCTTATCTGGTTCTGAGCGCGCGTGTTCGGCGGATGGGTTTTGGGCGGTGGTGCTGTTGGTGCGTGTGCGCTCGGTGTTTGTAGGAATGCCCCGCCGTGGTAGGTTTGTCGTTGAGGAACGGTGGCAGACTGTTTGTTGTGCTGCGAACTCAGTGGGTCGATTGTGGGGGAATTTCGTAGAATGGATGGTGTTGGTTCCAATTTGACGGAGGAAGCTTTGGGTTGTTGGGAGTAGGGTCAGCACCGGACATCTCTGGTGAAAATTGGTATTTTGTTAGGATGAATTCAAGCTCAATAGGCTCAAACGCTTAATAGTGGAAGCCTGTCTCCATAGATCAATCTGTGTTTTCCTTGCCGATTTGTTGTGCGCTAATGCTAAAAGCTGTATGCCTCTTTGCCACTTATGGGTGTGGGTTTGCAAAGCTGTTGCGTTTTCATCGGGGTAAATCACGGTAGGAAGGAATTGCTCGTTGTTATGCAGTACTCAGAACGATAATATGGCACACAATTCAAGAATGCCGAGATTTTTTTACAGTATGATTTTGCTTCTTATCCTCCTCATTTTTGTCAAATTTTCCTATTCCTATCTGGAATCATGAATTTTACAAAAAGTGGTTCTTGTGTTTACATCTTGTATGGACATGTAGCTTATGGGTTCCAGTTAACTCTGGTgtgtttcaaatgaaaaattcaattcACAAGAGCTGCTTTGGTAATATATAAATATGTTTTTTTCAATTTTCAGGGAAGATAGCAGTAATTGGTGGATGTCGTGAGTACACCGGCGCTCCATATTTTGCAGCTATCTCTGCCTTGAAAGTTGTTAGTATCTTCTTAATGTTTCATCTCATGGACCACACATAAATACAAATATTTCACATGATGTTGTTCAGGGTGCAGATCTTTCACATGTTTTCTGCACAAAAGATGCTGCAACAGTAATTAAGAGTTATAGCCCTGAACTGATTGTACATCCGATACTGGAGGAATCATACAGTGTAAGGTAAgttgatttgtttttgtttccaaGCTTATGGTACAATTATTTTAATATTCTATAGGATCTCATTCTGTAAATAACTTTCCCAGAGAAGATGAAAGAGCATCTGTATCTTCTAAAATTCTCACTGAAGTTGCTACGTGGATGGAGCGTTTTGATTGCATTGTCGTTGGTCCTGGCCTTGGAAGGGACTCATTTCTTCTGGTTTGCTTGCCCACATGTCATCTTTAACAAATATTATAGATACCCCTGTCCTATACTCCTATTGAGTGTTATTGATTGCAACTATTTTCCTTGTTCTACTTGAACTTTCAATCCTGTAGGTTCCGTGATACTAAGTCTTGGTTTGTGTTCATTTAAGTTTTGGGCAGTCTCTTATTTGTCACTATTTTGCAATTCATTTGCCATCGATGTCTCAGTGAAATATTTCTTTATTTCATCCAAAAATTAAGAGGTTTGGTATAACTGAGATAACTAAAAATAAATCATTGTAAAAATTATCTAATAGATCATGAATCAAAATTATGTATCACTGTATGAAACCACCTTTGACACCACATATTAGTTGCCCTTATTATTTTTGTACGCGCCTGATTCTCACGAAGTCACGAATGGATTTGTGTTTGTGTTTCATTGACGTCCGCCCCACGAGTCAGAGAGGGAGTGGTGGTTAAACCAGCAATTTTCCGAGGAGAAAATGAAGGGAGGAGAAAatcggaaaagaaaaaaagagaaaaaggaaaatagaaaaaaagagaaaaaggagaaaaaaagaaaagataaaaaactattattatttaattaaaagTTGTATTACTAAATTATTGTAAAAGGagatgaaaagaaaaggaagagggggagagaagaaaaggaaaagaaagaaaatgataGTTGGAGATGGTTGAATAAAATatgtggtagttggtatagaggaaGATATAGAGTATGGATGGCTGTGGAAGAACTGGAtatagagaagagaatctcgctGACCAGAATAGAATATTCTATTTAGAGGATGAATTTAGAGTACCACGAGTGCGGATAGCCTTGCCGGCGGCTCGCCTCCACCCGCTCTCGGCCGCTGGGGACATGCCTCTGCCCGCTCCCCGCCGCGGACGCGCCTCCTCCTACACCCACGCCGGCGGCCCGCCTCCGCCATGACCGAGCTCCGCTTGCCCCCCACCGGCCTCGCGTGACGGAGCGGAGACGGCGTGCAAGTGGGTTGGGGTGGTCCGCTCGATTTGGACGGACCATCCCAACCCGGATCTGAGAGGAATATACCTACTCTAGGTTGGACTCAACCCACCTCTTTTTGCAACCAAACGCGGGTCGAAGTGGGTCGAACCCATCCCAACCCACTTCAACCCAGCAACCAAACACATGCTAAGTGTGCCTTGCTGTTACTCGGTACCTGTTGCTTACAAGTCATTACTGTCACTCCAGTTTCGTGGCCACACTACTAACCACCTGCCTGAAGACATTttgccccccaaaaaaaaatcttcttcatgtttggcaCATTGGGTTGTGACGTGGGTTTAAAGGAAAAGAATGCGTGCGTGGCATGTTTGCAGCGTGGTCGGCGACACCTGCGTGGCGATGGGCGAGTGGGTGGCGCACCCGCAGGCGCGCACGGCGCTGGACGACATCCTGCCGTGCGTGGacaccgcggcggcgacggaggcgctGGACCGGAGCAAGGAGGTGAACTACCAGCTCGTCGCCGTGCTCAACGGCGCGCTGGCCAACGTGTCCAACCGCGACCTCCCGCCGCAGGCGCCCCCGCCTCTCAACTACAACCAGTCCGGCCCGCGGGTACCGCTGCTCTGCAACCCCTACACGTCGGACCTCCGCGACCGCGCCTGCGCgcccggcgaggtcgccgccgacgccgcgccgcgggGGTGGCGGGGCTACGTGTGCGCCACCGCGGGCGCCCCGGGGGCGGAGGTGTGCGCGACCTCCGGCCGCGTCACGCCGTCCATGTACGCGCAGCTGGCCGGCGCGGCCAACGTGAGCTACGGGCTCTACCACTACGGGCCGGtgctggcggcgctggcggaCTGCACGTTCGTCAGGGAGACGTTCCGGTCCATCGGCGACGACCACTGCCCGGGCCTGCGCCGGTACAGCGGGCAGGTGTTCCGGGGccagctcggcgccgccgccggcgtgctgcTGGCGGTGCTGCTCTGGGTCGTGCacgcgcgggagcggcggcggaggagcgacgCCAAGGAGCTCCGGCTGGCCTCGTCGCCGTGCAGGCTTCCGGTGGAGGAGAGGGCGTTTCTCAAGAGCCCGGCGAGGCcgcagtactgcatgtgaagaCGAATCACCTATAGCATCAGATCAGCTAGCTTAATTAGGTCTTGCATTGCCCAACAGAGGGGTTAGTGTTCTTATATTATATAGTACTAAACACTATGCAGATTTGACAGTTCCGGCGCGACTACATGTATTATACAGTGATCCTATAGCTTATAGTACAAAATTTCTCCGAAGAGAACATCATCGCTAGTGCTCCTCGTAAGAAAAAAAACACGGCCGGAGGGGTGAACGGACCCACCGTTTTTCATTGTGGAAATTCGTCCCAACTGGGATTCGAACTCGCGACGCGACCTCGTAGGGAGAACTATACCTCAGCTCCTCTAACCAACTAGACTAGAGGAGCTTTGGTACTCCTCATAAGAGAATTATGAGGTTATGCAAGAGGGGGCCCCATGGGGAGGATGAGAGGCTGACTTGCGGGCCCATGTTTGGCTACATGTCATGCCAACTAAAAGTGgatttcccaaaaaatttcctacagtaAATGTCGCATCGAATCTgcggacacatgcatagagcatcaaatacagttgaaaaaataattaattacacagtataaCTGTTTGATatatgaattttttaagtctaattagtctatgattgaacattaattattaaataacaacgaaatgcgctacagtaccaaaatctagactttttcgcaaactaaacacagcctcacaAGACACAAGTGTACAAGTATGAGTGCATATATGTGTCACTACATGTCCGTAGTGCCTGCTTTACACGAGGattgaaagaaagaaagaaagaaaaaggctcTTTTAACATTTTTGTCCTGCACCGAACTTTTAACTTGTTGGGATTGCTTATTTTCCTATCCTTTGTTTTGATAAACACACCTTTTTCGTAGGCTCTCCCGTTGCAGTTTTATCCTTTTGCGCCCCAGAACCAGGAGTCCGTTGCAATCAACTCGAACAACCGCGAGAAGCCTCTGCGCGAGCGCAAGCCGCAGCCCACAGCAACACCAGATCACCATCACCAGTTTTCTTTTCAAAAGATCATCACCATCACCAGTTGATCACATCGCTCGCGAGTCGCGACCCCGCACTAGTAGCTTGACCCGGCGATGagctcctctccgccgccgtgctccaaggccgccgccggcgcgccggccgggAAGTACTGCCTGTGCGCGCCGACGACGCACCCGGGCTCGTTCCGGTGCAGGCTGCACCGGTcgccggtggaggccaaggcgaccgcggcggcggcgggaactgatcaggaggcggcgacggtagcggcggccgcggtcgcGCGTGAACTCCTCGAGCGGATGGCGCGGAAGCCGAGGCGGCGGGGTGGTGCTGTGCCTGGGGCTTTCCGGCCCGGACCCTCGAGACTGGGAGCCACCGTCACCGCCATTGATGACTAGGGATCGGTAGAGCGATCATGTCGTGGGCTCTTGGCTTGTTCTCGTGGTTTGGACGAGCAGATTCCTGTTTGTTTTTGTACATGTTCTCAAGACCTGACCATGAGTATAGTGTATCCGGAGCCAAAACGGCTGCAGCTCCTCTATTTTTTTTACTAAAAATAGCTTCTCATGCAAAACTTTGGTAGGACGCCGGAGCCGGGTAGAAGCCCTGCCACAGAGCTAGATCTTCGTCAGGCTTGGTTGGCGCAAACTCTACTTGAAGCCGGGTGAGCGATTTTGGAGCTGCACCTGACCGCAGGAAGTGGACGCTCCTGCAATGTGCACTCGGCACTCTAGTTACATGAGAAGAGGCAATGCATTTCCAGAGAAAAAAGATACAGGGAAAATCATGCCCTGGAGTAAGGTTACTCTACAATTTACAGTTCTTCTAGTTTACAACTATGCATCAAAATGGGTTAGTACCCGAAATACAACCCCAGCCATGTACATACAAAATGCAACCAATCGAGCACCACCGGTGCACTTcttccaaaaaaaatgaaaaagaaaagcaaactATACCTTCGACAAACAAAAAATCATCGTGTATGTAGATGTAAGTGGAGGATGTTTATGAAGCTCTCATGCAACTCCCAACTCCCGTCTCAAATATCCTGGCAATTTCAGTACGGGGGTGGTGGAGCTCCATTTCCAGCACCATTCCAGTGCCAGGGCAGCCAGAGAGAAATCACGGTCACGGACCACCAACAAAGAAAATAGCCCAAACAAAGCTGTGGTTGTGCACCAAGCATGCAcggataaataaaaaaagaataacACATCTGCATTCCCAAAACGATTCACAAGGGAAGAAGAGACCGCACATAACAGCTAGACGGGTTGTTACGCCCAAGGCCCAGCCCTAGGCCCAAAGGGATCCTCTCAGATTTCTTACTGGGATTGCAACACTTGGCAGAACTTTGGCGATGGGATTTTGAGTTCGCTTGTGAATCGTTGGAAGAATGGTCAATGCCATTCACATGAAGTGGGGTGCTCTCACCGCTCTGCAAGACTGCACTTCTTGTCTGGATCGGTCCCATTTCCTCATCAAGCTGCACTGCCTGCACAACCCTCTCAATATCCTCGTTGTACCCCTTCAGGAAGAAGTCGGAACAGTTCTTGCGCACCCCATGGTCATATGGATTTCTGAATCTGCCACCTGGTCCCCTGAGATAACTGTACCTCATGGCGTTTGCCATCTCATTTGTCGTTATGTTCCTGGATATCTGCAAGGTAGGGGAAGCAAGAAATAACCAGCTTGTGGAGAGAAGGATAACGATATAAGCATGAAAAGAAAGTTATAATGCCTGACAGCCTGAGCAATACTGGCAGTAGTGGATctcaacaaacaaacaaaagctCGATAAGGAAATAACTTTTGTATGACCAAGACATATAACATGGGCAGATGCATCAACAGAATCACATCAATGCCAAATACTTGATTAGAGGTGAATACCAACTTGGCTCATACCTGTGATGCTTGAATTACTGTTAGAGCTATAACGCCaaagaaaaggagtaagtcCATTATGACAAAAGACACCACCCAGGAATGGTTAATAGCTGTATAGCCAAGCCATCCACTAAATGATGCTGGAGAACCTGGGTCTTGTACACTTCCTGCAACAAGAAACTAAATATATAAACTTTTCTCAATACAGTCAAATTCTGGTATAACAAAATGTAAACATACTTATGATGGCTGTTACACCAGTAATAATCATTGCCGAAACTTCTAGGAGAAGGAACATAAAGAATTCCCATTTGTTCCTCTGCAATTTCAAACCATCATAGCTTAGACTGAAGAATCACAATTTTTCATTGAAGTTCAAAATAGGGTAACAAAAAAGAATGATGTAATTGATCAACTAGAGGCAGAACTATGTTTTCTTGCTCTTCAGTTTCTAGTGGGTCTACAAGTGTAGTTTTTAGGATGTTTCCCTGACACCTTTAACTTTTTAACCCAGTA
This window of the Panicum virgatum strain AP13 chromosome 1K, P.virgatum_v5, whole genome shotgun sequence genome carries:
- the LOC120652067 gene encoding LOW QUALITY PROTEIN: uncharacterized protein LOC120652067 (The sequence of the model RefSeq protein was modified relative to this genomic sequence to represent the inferred CDS: substituted 2 bases at 2 genomic stop codons), with the protein product MRLTSVRCRDRRRLPRRRRRGRTRRKDPLDGLRYYAGGWSISDEHYWASVGFTAAPVFAAAAVWFAVFGIALFLAGGCFYCCPGGGDAYYSRACLVVSLVLLLATTAAAVVRCAMLYDEXGRFHGSTXATVDYAVRQSGNTVANLRSFAGFLETAKAAGVGPVTLPADVKGRIDDVVRKVGAAADVLAARTSSNAAKIRAALETVRKVLIVFAAAMLILAFLGLVLSLCGLESIIYVKRMRAWHVCSVVGDTCVAMGEWVAHPQARTALDDILPCVDTAAATEALDRSKEVNYQLVAVLNGALANVSNRDLPPQAPPPLNYNQSGPRVPLLCNPYTSDLRDRACAPGEVAADAAPRGWRGYVCATAGAPGAEVCATSGRVTPSMYAQLAGAANVSYGLYHYGPVLAALADCTFVRETFRSIGDDHCPGLRRYSGQVFRGQLGAAAGVLLAVLLWVVHARERRRRSDAKELRLASSPCRLPVEERAFLKSPARPQYCM
- the LOC120675801 gene encoding ATP-dependent (S)-NAD(P)H-hydrate dehydratase-like; translated protein: MSRPTGAWRHQAQHRGHMWAASPAFRRQLVLLRSLLPQPPPPSSPPPSVAGRRFAPLSSPSGTSGSLRAAHAMAAATVYEADTEAVVRRITPPLDRARHKGQARKIAVIGGCREYTGAPYFAAISALKVGADLSHVFCTKDAATVIKSYSPELIVHPILEESYSVREDERASVSSKILTEVATWMERFDCIVVGPGLGRDSFLLVCLPTCHL